The following coding sequences lie in one Populus nigra chromosome 15, ddPopNigr1.1, whole genome shotgun sequence genomic window:
- the LOC133673961 gene encoding DDT domain-containing protein DDR4-like isoform X1 — protein sequence MIHGDKAKDVVVLNDDSYFESEIDKIRGRWELASILNFLSIFEPVLGVDLKLTAEEIESGLVKPNKSLAQLHVKLLKGIPPVSKKLKASDAWVTALCKKLATWWPWVAEGELPLKEAKGGEISEYKELDPTNRLLILKALCEIRAEQDDIASYVNTSLKDGTEISFFRKDKVGGDGTAISYWYDGSSTIGHRLYKEVNMTRANNRMKGKASKNLPATCLQWEILATNLEGFQKVVNELSSSKVVADVAAGKTIETDVLPIIQKFQKKKDRALKQKERQEELLNGFRSYTAGITRSCRSRRPISYTFDDYDRAIDEAIKITKKRNTIEEESNDRKHVKQEITSNGGSNMGINSTESLGEKGDSDMSADSKGTIEKGNFSDSEESGKLDEAGNDDDDSDDDYDDKMDYDNGNRSGKSDEENETFGGKNIARKFGSRWSSRLAGVASHPVVEAGNFGTKNRLRQRPMRNSALDSINVLDSDDETSSKHSDSEISGHEDLSPVCNSEGASDSL from the exons ATGATCCATGGCGACAAGGCAAAAGACgttgtcgttttgaacgacgaTTCCTATTTCGAATCGGAAATCGACAAGATTCGTGGCCGCTGGGAACTCGCTTcgattcttaattttttgagC ATATTTGAGCCAGTCCTTGGGGTTGATTTGAAGTTAACAGCAGAGGAGATTGAGAGTGGTCTTGTTAAGCCTAATAAATCACTTGCTCAGCTTCACGTTAAGCTATTAAAG GGGATACCACCTGTGAGTAAAAAACTGAAAGCATCTGATGCATGGGTGACTGCACTTTGTAAGAAACTAGCCACGTGGTGGCCATGG GTTGCTGAAGGCGAGTTACCACTGAAGGAAGCCAAAGG AGGGGAGATATCTGAATACAAGGAACTAGATCCAACTAATAGATTGCTGATTTTGAAAGCACTCTGTGAAATCAGAGCTGAA CAAGATGATATTGCATCATATGTTAATACTTCCTTGAAAGATGGaactgaaatttcttttttccgGAAAGATAAGGTTGGGGGAGATGGAACTGCAATCTCTTACTG GTATGATGGAAGTTCTACCATTGGCCATAGATTATACAAGGAAGTAAACATGACCAGGGCTAATAATAGAATGAAGGGTAAAGCATCAAAAAATCTGCCAGCTACCTGCTTGCAATGGGAAATACTTGCAACCAATCTCGAGGGATTTCAGAAAGTTGTG AATGAACTCTCTTCTAGCAAAGTTGTGGCAGATGTTGCAGCTGGCAAGACTATTGAAACTGATGTCCTGCCtattattcaaaaatttcaGAAG AAGAAAGATAGGGCcctcaaacaaaaagaaaggcaAGAAGAGCTCCTGAACGGTTTTAGATCCTACACTGCTGGGATTACTCGTTCCTGCCGCAGTCGCAGACCTATCAGTTATACATTTG ATGATTATGACCGTGCGATTGATGAggctataaaaataacaaa GAAAAGGAACACAATTGAAGAGGAGAGCAATGACAGGAAACATGTTAAGCAGGAAATTACTTCTAATGGGGGTTCAAACATGGGCATAAATTCAACAGAAAGTCTTGGTGAAAAAGGTGATTCAGACATGAGTGCAGACTCCAAAGGTACTATTGAAAAGGGAAACTTCTCGGATAGTGAAGAAAGTGGCAAGCTTGATGAAGCaggtaatgatgatgatgacagcGATGATGATTATGATGACAAAATGGATTATGATAACGGGAATAGATCTGGCAAATctgatgaagaaaatgaaacttttggTGGCAAGAACATTGCTCGGAAGTTTGGTTCTCGTTGGAGTTCAAGACTTGCTGGAGTTGCAAGCCATCCTGTTGTGGAAGCTGGAAACTTTGGCACAAAGAATAGGTTGAGGCAAAGACCCATGCGTAACTCTGCCCTGGACTCTATTAATGTGCTTGATTCAGATGATGAAACTTCATCAAAACATAGCGACAGCGAGATATCTGGACATGAAGATTTGTCTCCAGTTTGTAATTCAGAAGGGGCGAGTGACAGTTTGTAA
- the LOC133673961 gene encoding DDT domain-containing protein DDR4-like isoform X2: MWNFQQGIPPVSKKLKASDAWVTALCKKLATWWPWVAEGELPLKEAKGGEISEYKELDPTNRLLILKALCEIRAEQDDIASYVNTSLKDGTEISFFRKDKVGGDGTAISYWYDGSSTIGHRLYKEVNMTRANNRMKGKASKNLPATCLQWEILATNLEGFQKVVNELSSSKVVADVAAGKTIETDVLPIIQKFQKKKDRALKQKERQEELLNGFRSYTAGITRSCRSRRPISYTFDDYDRAIDEAIKITKKRNTIEEESNDRKHVKQEITSNGGSNMGINSTESLGEKGDSDMSADSKGTIEKGNFSDSEESGKLDEAGNDDDDSDDDYDDKMDYDNGNRSGKSDEENETFGGKNIARKFGSRWSSRLAGVASHPVVEAGNFGTKNRLRQRPMRNSALDSINVLDSDDETSSKHSDSEISGHEDLSPVCNSEGASDSL; this comes from the exons ATGTGGAATTTTCAACAGGGGATACCACCTGTGAGTAAAAAACTGAAAGCATCTGATGCATGGGTGACTGCACTTTGTAAGAAACTAGCCACGTGGTGGCCATGG GTTGCTGAAGGCGAGTTACCACTGAAGGAAGCCAAAGG AGGGGAGATATCTGAATACAAGGAACTAGATCCAACTAATAGATTGCTGATTTTGAAAGCACTCTGTGAAATCAGAGCTGAA CAAGATGATATTGCATCATATGTTAATACTTCCTTGAAAGATGGaactgaaatttcttttttccgGAAAGATAAGGTTGGGGGAGATGGAACTGCAATCTCTTACTG GTATGATGGAAGTTCTACCATTGGCCATAGATTATACAAGGAAGTAAACATGACCAGGGCTAATAATAGAATGAAGGGTAAAGCATCAAAAAATCTGCCAGCTACCTGCTTGCAATGGGAAATACTTGCAACCAATCTCGAGGGATTTCAGAAAGTTGTG AATGAACTCTCTTCTAGCAAAGTTGTGGCAGATGTTGCAGCTGGCAAGACTATTGAAACTGATGTCCTGCCtattattcaaaaatttcaGAAG AAGAAAGATAGGGCcctcaaacaaaaagaaaggcaAGAAGAGCTCCTGAACGGTTTTAGATCCTACACTGCTGGGATTACTCGTTCCTGCCGCAGTCGCAGACCTATCAGTTATACATTTG ATGATTATGACCGTGCGATTGATGAggctataaaaataacaaa GAAAAGGAACACAATTGAAGAGGAGAGCAATGACAGGAAACATGTTAAGCAGGAAATTACTTCTAATGGGGGTTCAAACATGGGCATAAATTCAACAGAAAGTCTTGGTGAAAAAGGTGATTCAGACATGAGTGCAGACTCCAAAGGTACTATTGAAAAGGGAAACTTCTCGGATAGTGAAGAAAGTGGCAAGCTTGATGAAGCaggtaatgatgatgatgacagcGATGATGATTATGATGACAAAATGGATTATGATAACGGGAATAGATCTGGCAAATctgatgaagaaaatgaaacttttggTGGCAAGAACATTGCTCGGAAGTTTGGTTCTCGTTGGAGTTCAAGACTTGCTGGAGTTGCAAGCCATCCTGTTGTGGAAGCTGGAAACTTTGGCACAAAGAATAGGTTGAGGCAAAGACCCATGCGTAACTCTGCCCTGGACTCTATTAATGTGCTTGATTCAGATGATGAAACTTCATCAAAACATAGCGACAGCGAGATATCTGGACATGAAGATTTGTCTCCAGTTTGTAATTCAGAAGGGGCGAGTGACAGTTTGTAA
- the LOC133673782 gene encoding uncharacterized protein LOC133673782 produces MASTTRESRRRKIVDRGSDRLALITGQIQAIPSQKSISEDSLPPISDEITVSPDGKDGVSDSTLVNSEPTTIASGSDGSTVEISLRGFETGVGASLAPSVETSNKVESSLATSTVQKSTRSSSGTEQKIKPRPHISSFVTSNQISSAIAASEKSRLLSSVVVGLLVVLSYLGFPLLGSNFVRSIIGFRPLYLLLLTNLTLVLVPLLFNNQRGFERAVDAENKFPSTDGSDWIEQAGNVMEVGLVIQRAMDAAFMDCSVYAVIIICGLALV; encoded by the exons ATGGCATCCACAACTAGAGAATCCAGAAGGAGAAAGATCGTCGATAGAGGATCTGACCGTTTAGCCCTCATCACCGGTCAGATCCAAGCCATCCCATCCCAAAAGTCGATTTCCGAGGACTCACTTCCTCCTATCTCCGATGAAATCACCG TTTCTCCTGACGGGAAAGATGGAGTTTCTGATTCTACGTTGGTGAATAGTGAGCCCACCACGATTGCTTCTGGAAGCGATGGAAGCACTGTGGAAATATCTTTACGTGGATTTGAGACAGGTGTGGGAGCATCATTAGCTCCTTCTGTGGAAACAAGCAACAAAGTAGAATCATCTTTGGCCACATCCACGGTTCAGAAATCGACCAGGTCATCTTCAGGAACAGAGCAAAAGATAAAACCACGACCACATATAAGTAGTTTTGTGACTTCAAATCAAATAAGCTCCGCCATCGCAGCATCAGAGAAATCCCGACTTCTTAGTTCTGTAGTTGTAGGCCTTTTGGTTGTCTTATCGTATTTAGGATTTCCTCTACTGGGCAGCAACTTTGTGAGGAGCATTATTGGTTTTAGGCCTCTTTATCTACTTTTGTTAACCAATTTAACCCTTGTGTTAGTGCCGCTTCTCTTCAACAATCAAAGAGGTTTTGAAAGGGCTGTAGATGCAGAAAACAAGTTTCCTTCAACTGATGGTTCTGATTGGATTGAACAAGCAGGTAACGTGATGGAGGTAGGTTTGGTGATTCAAAGGGCCATGGATGCAGCATTTATGGATTGCAGTGTGTATGCCGTAATAATCATTTGCGGCCTTGCCTTGGTCTAG
- the LOC133673781 gene encoding pentatricopeptide repeat-containing protein At2g20540 has product MATRIGALKIRELENFFVPILQNCKNIVELKSIHAHVIKYSLSQSSFLVTKMVDVCDKTEDLGYASLLFKQVKEPNGYLYNAMIRAHTHNKVYTLAILFYKEMLRLKDPESENPIFPDRFTLPFVIKSCSGLVCYNLGKQVHAHLCKFGPKSNITMENALIDMYTKCASLLDAHKVFDGMVERDAISWNSIISGHAGVGQMRKAGALFDLMPYRTIVSWTAMISGYTRLGSYADALNVFRQMQIVGVEPDEISIISVLPACAQVGALEVGKWIHMYCDRNGLLRKTSICNALMEMYSKCGCIGQAYQLFDQMSKGDVISWSTMIGGLANHGKAREAIELFKRMKKAKIEPNGITFLGLLSACAHAGFWNEGLAYFDSMSKDYHIEPEVEHYGCLVDILGRAGRLSQALDVIEKMPMKPDSKIWGSLLSSCRTHSNLDIAIIAMEHLEELEPDDTGNYVLLSNIYADLGKWDGVSRMRKLIKSKSMKKTPGSSLIDINNVVQEFVSWDDSKPFSRDIFWLLELLTSHQDTTDPHLIEIMLEDGSECLG; this is encoded by the coding sequence ATGGCAACAAGAATTGGTGCCTTGAAAATCAGAGAACTAGAGAATTTCTTTGTACCCATTTTGCAAAACTGCAAAAACATTGTAGAGTTGAAGAGCATCCATGCTCATGTTATCAAGTACTCACTTTCGCAGAGCAGCTTCTTGGTGACAAAAATGGTAGATGTGTGTGATAAAACTGAGGATCTTGGTTACGCCAGCTTGCTTTTTAAGCAAGTGAAGGAACCAAATGGGTATTTATACAATGCAATGATAAGAGCTCACACACACAATAAAGTGTATACTTTAGCAATCTTGTTTTATAAGGAAATGCTAAGGCTAAAAGACCCGGAAAGTGAGAACCCAATTTTCCCTGACAGATTCACACTCCCCTTTGTTATTAAATCTTGTTCAGGGCTTGTATGTTATAATCTAGGTAAGCAAGTCCATGCCCACTTGTGCAAGTTTGGGCCAAAGTCTAATATTACTATGGAGAATGCTCTAATTGATATGTACACAAAGTGTGCTAGTTTGTTGGACGCACATAAGGTGTTTGATGGTATGGTTGAAAGAGATGCAATTTCGTGGAATAGTATTATTTCTGGGCATGCTGGGGTGGGTCAGATGAGAAAGGCAGGAGCTTTGTTTGATTTAATGCCTTACAGGACTATAGTATCTTGGACGGCGATGATTTCTGGTTACACGCGTCTCGGATCGTACGCCGATGCGTTGAATGTGTTTCGTCAAATGCAAATTGTGGGCGTTGAGCCTGATGAGATTagtattatttctgttttgccAGCGTGTGCGCAGGTAGGAGCTCTTGAAGTTGGGAAATGGATACATATGTATTGTGACAGAAATGGGTTGTTGAGGAAGACATCTATATGCAATGCTCTTATGGAAATGTACTCAAAATGTGGTTGCATTGGTCAAGCTTATCAATTGTTTGATCAAATGTCCAAAGGGGATGTGATTTCTTGGAGTACCATGATTGGAGGGCTTGCAAATCATGGGAAAGCTCGCGAAGCCATTGAATTgtttaaaagaatgaagaaagcAAAGATTGAACCAAATGGTATTACGTTTCTTGGTCTTCTATCAGCTTGTGCTCATGCTGGTTTTTGGAATGAGGGGTTAGCGTACTTCGATTCCATGAGTAAAGATTATCATATAGAGCCAGAGGTTGAGCATTATGGCTGCTTGGTCGATATTCTTGGACGTGCAGGGCGCCTTAGTCAGGCTCTTGATGTTATAGAGAAGATGCCTATGAAGCCTGATTCGAAGATATGGGGTTCATTATTAAGTTCTTGCAGGACTCATTCTAATCTTGATATTGCTATTATTGCAATGGAACACCTTGAAGAGCTTGAACCAGATGATACAGGAAATTATGTTTTGCTTTCCAATATATATGCAGATCTTGGCAAGTGGGATGGTGTGTCAAGGATGAGAAAGCTTATCAAAAGTAAGAGCATGAAGAAAACACCAGGGTCTAGTTTGATTGACATCAACAATGTGGTTCAAGAATTTGTATCATGGGATGATTCGAAGCCATTTTCAAGAGACATTTTCTGGTTGCTAGAGTTGCTGACTTCTCATCAGGACACAACTGATCctcatttaattgaaataatgcTTGAGGATGGGAGTGAATGTCTGGGTTAA
- the LOC133674666 gene encoding putative CCR4-associated factor 1 homolog 8 — MAAGVGAAAKITAVWRQNFQREIFRLDAALFRFPVVSFDTEFPGFFRNTPIDATDLTRYEDLRHNVDPLRLIQFGITVADASGKIGGTWEFNLRFDLSKDLFVSQSIQFLQDNGIDFDKLRRDGIDFDMFAQLLSRVVAKHRNLCWVTFHGLYDLSHTLRTVTNRPLPHSLAGFTSLLGIVFGDVVDIKYKARFCQGLRGGELGLAAIAKILNVERVGGAHQAGSDSLLTARVYTKMRMVYKIDETLCMGCLYGISARICKPIAVPNTNGRCFIPYFSTPAPFQRCIPPHCYGFMQAAPPFSHVL, encoded by the coding sequence ATGGCTGCTGGTGTTGGTGCTGCCGCCAAAATCACTGCGGTGTGGAGACAAAATTTTCAGCGAGAGATTTTCAGATTGGACGCTGCCCTGTTCAGATTTCCAGTTGTCTCTTTTGATACAGAGTTTCCTGGTTTCTTTCGAAACACTCCGATAGACGCCACTGACTTGACTCGTTACGAGGATTTGAGGCATAATGTTGATCCATTAAGGTTAATCCAATTTGGTATCACCGTTGCAGATGCAAGTGGCAAAATCGGGGGCACTTGGGAGTTCAATTTGCGGTTCGATTTGTCAAAGGATTTGTTTGTCTCTCAGTCTATACAGTTCTTGCAAGACAATGGCATCGATTTTGACAAGCTGAGAAGAGATGGGATTGATTTCGACATGTTCGCACAGTTGTTGTCACGTGTTGTTGCCAAGCATCGAAACCTTTGTTGGGTTACCTTCCATGGCTTGTATGATCTGTCACACACATTGAGGACAGTGACAAACAGGCCATTGCCCCATTCTTTGGCTGGTTTTACGTCTCTACTTGGTATTGTGTTCGGTGACGTGGTGGATATCAAATACAAGGCACGCTTTTGCCAGGGATTACGTGGTGGTGAGTTAGGGTTGGCAGCCATTGCTAAAATCTTGAACGTGGAAAGAGTTGGTGGGGCACATCAAGCAGGATCTGATTCTTTGTTGACGGCTCGTGTGTACACAAAGATGAGGATGGTATACAAAATTGATGAGACTCTTTGCATGGGCTGCTTGTATGGCATCTCAGCTAGAATTTGCAAGCCGATTGCTGTGCCTAATACCAATGGGCGCTGCTTTATTCCATACTTCAGCACTCCAGCACCGTTCCAGCGTTGCATTCCTCCCCATTGTTATGGTTTCATGCAAGCTGCTCCACCTTTTAGTCATGTCCTGTAG